A segment of the Rhodospirillales bacterium genome:
GGTAGGCTGCATCAAAGTCGGCACGCGCAGTAAGCCACCACTGGTGCTTCAATATATTAAGGAAGGTCCGCATAAGTCGGTTCGTCGCCCCGGCCGACGCGAAGCGGAGAGCCGGGGTCCAGGAATATCAACACGGTGCTGAACTCCCGCTTTCGCGGGAGTGACGGGTTGGGATTTATTCAAAGTTTCCATAATATATGTCGGCTTGCGATATCGCGCCGGATGCAAGGAGCCCCGAGACACCAATCCCAACCTTTATGGACAAACCGAATGTTGTCGGACGGAGTCAGCATTGATTTGGCCTTACAGGGGGGAGGCGCGCATGGCGCGTTCACTTGGGGAGTGCTGGATCGGCTTCTGGACGAGAAGGGCTGGACCTGCAGCGCTATAAGCGGGGCGAGCGCGGGGGCCATGAACGCGGTCGTGATGGCGGATGGGCTCCTCGACGGCGGGCCCGCGGGCGCTCAAAGGGCACTCTGGGGATTCTGGAAACGTATCAGCCGGGCGGCGCACGGTTATACTGTCGCCAGAAACCTCTTTCACTCTCTTTTCCTTCCAAGCGGCGTGGGCACGGCGGGATGGACCGCTTACAACCCGCTGACCGTATCCGCAGCGATTTGGTCGGCGATGTCCCATGCCGTATCTCGGACACTTTCGCCCTACCAGTTCAATCCGCTCAATCTCAACCCCCTAAGCAGTCTGCTCGACGAGTCGGTGGATTTTGAACGTCTACGGAAGGCCAAGGATATCCGTCTTTTCATCTCGGCCACGAACGTCAGAACCGGCGGAATCAGGGTGTTCCGTAATCGCGAGCTGTCGGCGCGAACCGTCATGGCATCATCGTGCCTGCCGCAGCTTTTCCAAGCCGTCGAGATCGACGGCGAGACCTATTGGGACGGCGGTTATGTGGGCAATCCCGCGCTTCTGCCTCTTATCGCCGAAAGCGCGCCGGAGGACCTACTCATCATTCAGTTGAATCCTCCGGTCCGCAACGAACGGCCCCGAACGACCGACGCTATCGCCGGCAGGCTCAATGAGATCACGTTCAATACGAGTCTGGTCAAGGAACTCAGAAGCGTCGCGCTCTTGAAGCGGGCGCTCGACGAGGAAGCCGTCGACCATGTCTTCCGGCACCCGCTTTTCGGCCAGGTCCGCGCGCTTCGTCTGCATCGAATCGCAGCCGACGAGACGGCGTTCCAACTCGGCGTGAAGAGCAAGCTTGATCCGGAGTGGGAGTTTCTCGTGCGACTGCACGGCCTCGGCGTCCGCGCGGCCGATGCATGGCTCAAGAAACACGGGGCGGATCTCGGAAAGCGGTCGACGCTCGACCTCGATGCGGTTTGATCCGGGGCGCGGAATGGCATATTTCGAACGCGAGGGGCGGCAATGACGGTCGGCATTCTTGGGATTCTGCTGGCGCTCGGGCTTCTCATCTACCTCGCTTATCGGGGGTTGAGCGTGCTGCTGGTGGCGCCGCTCATGGCGCTGATTGCCGTCGTGGCCAGCGGGACACCGGTGCTCGCGTCCTACACCCAGGTGTTCATGCCCGCGCTCGGCTCGTTCGTCATCCAGTATTTCCCTTTGTTCCTCCTCGGGGCGCTGTTTGGCAAGCTGATGGATAATACCGGCGCGGCCAGGTCGCTTGCCGAAGCCATCGTTGCGCGGCTCGGCGAAGCGAATACGATTCCAGCCGTCGTTATAGCCTGTGCCGTCCTGACCTACGGTGGCGTGTCGTTGTTCGTTGTCGCGTTTGCCGTCTATCCCATTGCGGCGGCTATGTTCGAACGCGCGAACCTCCAAAGATCACTCATTCCGGCCTCGATCGCACTCGGCTCGTTTACATTCACCATGACGGCGCTGCCCGGAACGCCCGCGATCCAGAACGCGATTCCCATGCCCTACTTCGGAACGACCGCATTTGCGGCCCCGGGCATCGGAATCATCGCGGGGGCGATCATGCTGGTCCTCGGCCTCCTCTGGCTGTCTTGGCGGGCCAAGACCCGCGCCGCGACGATTCGATCGGATGCGGCGCGCCTTGATCGACCTCGCCGGGTGTTGAGGGAGTATGCGCAAGGGGAAGGATACGACGTCGTCGAGATCGGCGAGCCGGAGGCGGAAGCCCCAAGAAACCTCCCGCCAGTTTGGCTGGCGGCGCTTCCGATCGTGCTCGTGGTCAGTCTCAACTACCTTCTCGCGGCATATGTGCTGCCGTCGCTCGACACGACGTATCTCGCCGACAAGCGATACGGTTCGGTGGCCTTCGATACCGTCAAAGGCGTGTGGGCTGTCTTGATCGCCCTTGCCTCCTCGATCGTCGTGACGGTTGTTTTCAATCGAAACCGCATAAAAAGTCTGAAGGACACGCTCGACAGTGGGGCCAACGCGGCGACCGGCCCGACGTTTAACACAGCGTCGCTCGTCGGCTTCGGGGCCGTCGTTTCATCCCTGCCGGCATTCGCGTTAATCAGGGATGGCGTGCTCGGTATCGCGCCCGATAACCCCCTGATCTCCCTCGCCATTTCCGTCAATATCCTTGCCGGGA
Coding sequences within it:
- a CDS encoding patatin-like phospholipase family protein; translation: MLSDGVSIDLALQGGGAHGAFTWGVLDRLLDEKGWTCSAISGASAGAMNAVVMADGLLDGGPAGAQRALWGFWKRISRAAHGYTVARNLFHSLFLPSGVGTAGWTAYNPLTVSAAIWSAMSHAVSRTLSPYQFNPLNLNPLSSLLDESVDFERLRKAKDIRLFISATNVRTGGIRVFRNRELSARTVMASSCLPQLFQAVEIDGETYWDGGYVGNPALLPLIAESAPEDLLIIQLNPPVRNERPRTTDAIAGRLNEITFNTSLVKELRSVALLKRALDEEAVDHVFRHPLFGQVRALRLHRIAADETAFQLGVKSKLDPEWEFLVRLHGLGVRAADAWLKKHGADLGKRSTLDLDAV
- a CDS encoding GntP family permease codes for the protein MTVGILGILLALGLLIYLAYRGLSVLLVAPLMALIAVVASGTPVLASYTQVFMPALGSFVIQYFPLFLLGALFGKLMDNTGAARSLAEAIVARLGEANTIPAVVIACAVLTYGGVSLFVVAFAVYPIAAAMFERANLQRSLIPASIALGSFTFTMTALPGTPAIQNAIPMPYFGTTAFAAPGIGIIAGAIMLVLGLLWLSWRAKTRAATIRSDAARLDRPRRVLREYAQGEGYDVVEIGEPEAEAPRNLPPVWLAALPIVLVVSLNYLLAAYVLPSLDTTYLADKRYGSVAFDTVKGVWAVLIALASSIVVTVVFNRNRIKSLKDTLDSGANAATGPTFNTASLVGFGAVVSSLPAFALIRDGVLGIAPDNPLISLAISVNILAGITGSASGGMSIALQTLGGTYLDLARAANIDPDLLHRVTAVATGGLDALPHNGAVITLLSVCKMTHAEAYKDIFVVACAIPILALVVILTIATLAGSF